A single Nitrospira sp. DNA region contains:
- a CDS encoding DUF502 domain-containing protein, translating into MQRGAMPSWWQYIQRQFVTGVLVLVPGWVTILILRALFSTLDRLLVNLLGESIMSTIPGIGLLSLLALLLSAGMLVTHLHLGRRLLEAGEAWLDRIPLVRSVYLTLKSMTDVFQFHAQFDRSIVVVFPFPREGLWAIGFVMGIAPAAIQAVPSAPLSMVFVPTAIHPFTGFLAFIPPNRLTPIALPPAEAMKMEFSAGLYRPKPGWLDAPEAQRKL; encoded by the coding sequence ATGCAGCGAGGAGCCATGCCATCGTGGTGGCAGTACATCCAGCGTCAGTTTGTGACCGGGGTGCTTGTGCTGGTTCCGGGATGGGTCACCATCCTCATTCTCCGCGCGCTGTTTTCCACGCTCGACCGGCTGCTGGTCAATCTGCTGGGCGAATCGATCATGAGCACCATCCCCGGTATCGGCTTGCTCTCGTTACTGGCCCTGCTCCTGTCCGCCGGCATGCTGGTCACCCATCTCCATCTGGGGCGGCGCTTACTGGAAGCGGGGGAGGCCTGGCTAGACCGCATTCCCCTCGTCCGCAGCGTGTACCTGACCCTCAAGAGCATGACCGATGTCTTTCAGTTTCATGCGCAGTTTGATCGCAGCATCGTCGTCGTCTTTCCCTTTCCCCGCGAGGGGCTCTGGGCCATTGGATTTGTCATGGGGATTGCCCCGGCCGCAATCCAAGCAGTCCCTTCGGCGCCCCTCTCGATGGTGTTTGTGCCCACGGCGATCCATCCTTTTACCGGCTTCTTGGCGTTCATTCCGCCGAACCGGCTGACCCCGATTGCACTGCCCCCCGCGGAGGCCATGAAGATGGAGTTCTCGGCCGGACTCTACCGGCCCAAACCCGGCTGGCTGGACGCACCTGAAGCGCAACGCAAGTTATGA
- a CDS encoding NUDIX hydrolase: MINTIFKGKVVTLNLETVTLPTGATVELEVVRHPGAAAIVPMKDTRTVVLIRQYRLAAGGFIYEIPAGKLYPGEDPKLCAERELEEEIGYRGGTIKPLETFFTAPGFTDEVMHLFLATNLVKTKQKLDHDEVLEVVEMSLDEAIAKIRDGTIRDAKTIVGLQSVYLRQRLAK, encoded by the coding sequence GTGATCAACACCATTTTCAAAGGCAAGGTCGTCACGCTCAATCTGGAGACTGTCACGCTACCCACGGGTGCGACTGTTGAGCTGGAGGTCGTCCGGCACCCCGGTGCGGCCGCCATCGTGCCGATGAAGGATACGCGGACGGTCGTCCTGATCCGGCAATACCGACTCGCGGCGGGAGGATTTATCTACGAAATTCCGGCTGGGAAACTGTACCCCGGTGAAGATCCGAAGCTCTGCGCCGAGCGCGAATTGGAAGAGGAGATTGGCTATCGAGGAGGGACGATCAAACCGCTCGAAACATTTTTTACAGCCCCCGGTTTTACCGACGAGGTCATGCACCTGTTCCTCGCCACGAATCTCGTCAAGACAAAGCAAAAACTCGATCATGATGAAGTGCTAGAAGTGGTCGAGATGTCGCTCGATGAGGCGATCGCAAAAATCAGAGATGGCACCATTCGCGACGCCAAAACCATCGTCGGTCTCCAGTCCGTCTATCTCCGCCAGCGTCTGGCTAAGTAG
- the gcvP gene encoding aminomethyl-transferring glycine dehydrogenase yields the protein MSPQSFLNPIDTFVHRHIGPTDADIQEMLATLGLKSLDTLVEGVVPEDIRMRQPLTFGAIRGEFDVLAELRAMHDRNQVFRSFIGMGYHDCITPPVIQRNILENPGWYTQYTPYQAEIAQGRLEALLNFQTMIADLTGLPCANASLLDDATAAAEAMTMCHRLAHRTVAGGAEKTGFFVAKDCDPQTIAVIQTRAEPLGITLHIGGVEDVDFAKQDLFGLLLQYPTTDGTLRDDHELIETAHTNGALVVVSTDLLALTLLKPPGEFGADIAVGSSQRFGVPMGFGGPHAAFLSCKQDYVRQMPGRIVGVSRDKAGRPAYRLTLQTREQHIRRDKANSNICTAQVLLAVMASMYAVYHGPEGLKRIAERVHGLTVVLAEGLRRLGYEVGPTPSFGTLKIRPMGRAPHQSVPRIVARAIERRINFRRHEESYITISLDEVTTPAEVQTLFEIFAGGQPVPFTVQELSGTVALGYPKHLARTSKYLTHEVFNRYHSEHELTRYIQRLQDKDLSLVYSMIPLGSCTMKLNGSVEMIPITWKGFGRLHPFAPVEQTLGYQEMFRQLEDRLAEITGFAATSLQPNAGSQGEYAGLMVIRAYHKHRGEGHRHVCLIPVSAHGTNPASAVIAGMTVLPVACDSKGNVDLGDLEAKAKEHRDKLAALMVTYPSTHGVFEEGIRKICQIVHAHGGQVYLDGANMNAQVGLCRPGDFGADVCHLNLHKTFCIPHGGGGPGVGPICVAAHLVPFLPGHPITRMGGKESIGPVSAAPYGSASILPISWVYIALMAAEGLTKATKVAVLNANYMAKRLEKHYPVLYTGKQGCVAHEFILDVRPFKQSAGVEAMDVAKRLMDYGFHAPTVSWPVVGTLMIEPTESESKAELDRFCEAMIKIRAEIQEIADGRLPKDDNPLKNAPHTMHEVTTTNWTHPYSREQAVFPTSWTREHKFWPSVARIDDAYGDRNLVCTCPPIDSYQS from the coding sequence ATGAGCCCGCAATCCTTCCTAAATCCGATCGATACATTTGTGCACCGCCACATCGGACCCACTGATGCCGACATCCAGGAAATGTTGGCGACCCTGGGCTTGAAGTCCCTTGATACGCTCGTTGAGGGGGTCGTGCCGGAGGATATCCGGATGCGCCAGCCGCTCACGTTCGGTGCGATCCGCGGCGAGTTCGACGTGCTGGCCGAGCTGCGCGCCATGCACGACCGCAATCAAGTGTTCCGTTCGTTCATCGGCATGGGCTATCACGATTGCATCACGCCCCCGGTCATCCAGCGGAACATTCTCGAAAATCCCGGCTGGTACACACAGTACACGCCCTACCAGGCCGAGATCGCGCAGGGACGGCTGGAGGCGCTGCTCAATTTCCAGACAATGATCGCGGACCTGACCGGCCTGCCCTGCGCGAACGCCTCCCTGTTGGATGACGCGACAGCGGCCGCCGAGGCTATGACCATGTGCCACCGCCTAGCCCACCGCACTGTCGCGGGCGGAGCGGAAAAAACCGGCTTCTTCGTGGCGAAGGACTGCGACCCGCAGACCATCGCCGTCATCCAAACCCGCGCGGAACCGCTAGGCATCACGTTGCATATCGGCGGCGTGGAGGACGTCGATTTTGCCAAACAGGACCTCTTTGGCTTGTTGCTGCAATATCCGACAACGGACGGGACTCTCCGGGACGACCACGAACTAATTGAGACCGCGCACACGAACGGCGCGCTGGTCGTGGTGAGCACGGATTTACTGGCGCTGACGCTCCTGAAACCGCCGGGGGAATTCGGCGCAGATATTGCCGTAGGCTCTAGCCAACGCTTCGGCGTGCCAATGGGTTTCGGCGGGCCCCATGCAGCTTTTCTTTCCTGCAAGCAGGACTACGTGCGGCAGATGCCGGGACGGATCGTCGGTGTCTCGAGGGACAAGGCGGGGCGACCGGCCTATCGCCTGACGCTCCAGACTCGCGAGCAGCACATCCGCCGCGACAAGGCCAATAGCAATATCTGCACGGCGCAGGTACTGCTCGCGGTCATGGCCAGCATGTACGCTGTCTATCACGGGCCGGAGGGCTTGAAGCGCATCGCCGAGCGCGTGCACGGTCTCACGGTTGTGTTGGCAGAAGGCTTGCGCCGCCTCGGCTACGAAGTCGGACCGACGCCCAGCTTCGGTACGCTGAAAATCCGTCCGATGGGCCGCGCGCCGCATCAGTCGGTGCCGCGGATCGTCGCGCGCGCCATTGAACGCCGCATAAACTTCCGGCGCCATGAGGAGAGCTACATTACGATTTCGCTCGACGAGGTGACGACGCCGGCGGAAGTGCAGACGCTATTCGAAATCTTTGCGGGCGGCCAACCGGTGCCATTCACTGTGCAGGAATTATCGGGCACGGTCGCCCTCGGCTACCCGAAGCATCTCGCGCGCACGAGCAAGTATCTAACGCATGAGGTCTTCAACCGCTACCACTCGGAGCACGAGCTGACGCGCTACATCCAGCGGCTTCAGGATAAAGACCTCTCGCTCGTCTACTCGATGATTCCGCTCGGCTCCTGCACAATGAAACTTAACGGGTCCGTTGAAATGATTCCAATCACGTGGAAGGGCTTCGGTCGTCTCCACCCCTTTGCGCCGGTCGAGCAGACACTGGGCTATCAGGAAATGTTCCGGCAACTGGAGGACCGGCTGGCCGAGATCACCGGCTTTGCCGCCACATCGTTGCAGCCTAACGCCGGCTCGCAGGGTGAATATGCGGGCCTTATGGTCATCCGCGCTTACCACAAGCACCGTGGCGAGGGGCATCGCCACGTCTGCCTGATTCCTGTCTCGGCGCATGGGACGAACCCCGCCAGCGCCGTGATCGCGGGCATGACCGTCCTGCCAGTGGCCTGCGACAGCAAAGGCAACGTAGACCTTGGCGATCTCGAGGCCAAAGCCAAGGAGCACCGTGACAAACTCGCCGCGCTCATGGTGACCTATCCCTCCACGCACGGCGTTTTTGAGGAAGGCATCCGAAAAATCTGCCAGATCGTGCACGCGCACGGCGGACAGGTTTATCTGGATGGCGCTAACATGAACGCGCAGGTGGGGCTCTGCCGCCCTGGCGACTTCGGCGCGGACGTCTGCCACCTCAATTTGCATAAAACCTTCTGCATCCCGCATGGGGGGGGCGGGCCAGGGGTCGGCCCGATCTGCGTCGCCGCACATCTGGTGCCGTTCCTCCCTGGCCATCCGATCACGCGGATGGGCGGCAAGGAATCCATTGGGCCGGTCTCGGCTGCGCCCTACGGTAGCGCCAGCATTCTGCCGATCTCCTGGGTCTACATCGCGCTGATGGCGGCGGAGGGACTGACAAAGGCGACGAAAGTCGCGGTTCTGAACGCCAACTACATGGCCAAGCGGCTGGAGAAGCATTATCCCGTCCTCTACACGGGCAAGCAGGGCTGCGTGGCGCACGAATTTATCCTCGATGTGCGGCCATTCAAGCAAAGCGCCGGCGTGGAGGCGATGGACGTGGCTAAGCGGCTGATGGACTATGGTTTTCACGCCCCGACGGTCTCGTGGCCCGTGGTCGGCACCCTCATGATCGAGCCGACGGAGAGCGAGTCGAAGGCCGAATTAGACCGGTTCTGCGAGGCGATGATCAAGATTCGTGCAGAGATTCAGGAGATCGCGGACGGCCGCCTGCCGAAGGACGACAACCCACTCAAGAACGCGCCCCACACGATGCACGAGGTGACGACGACAAATTGGACACATCCGTACTCGCGCGAGCAGGCGGTGTTTCCGACGTCATGGACGCGCGAGCACAAGTTCTGGCCCTCTGTCGCACGGATTGACGACGCCTACGGGGATCGGAATCTCGTGTGTACGTGTCCGCCGATCGACAGCTATCAATCCTAG
- a CDS encoding FAD-binding protein has protein sequence MKVHDLLIVGAGLAGMRAALAAPPQLDVALVSKVHPVRSHSVAAQGGINAALGRDDSWEAHALDTAKGGHFLGDQDAIEAMCREAPESIQDLERMGVIFSRDQDGRIAQRPFGGAGFPRTCYAADRTGHAILHAMYEQLMRRGCRVYEEWYVTSLIVEEGVCRGVVAWDILKGGLHAIGAKAVVLATGGSGRTFLTSTNSAINTGDGMALAYRAGAPLDDMEFVQFHPTTLKDTGILITEGARGEGGYLLNTLGERFMNKYAPEQMELATRSTVSLAIGQEISEGRGIDGCVLLDLRHLGRQRILERLPQIRQLALEFAGMDPVESPIPIRPGAHYQMGGVKTTIWGETSVPGLYAAGECACVSVHGANRLGGNSLLETIVFGRRAGLRASEYVATVRPRALANVTLKEEEARVQRLLANHGSERAWQVRDVLGQTMSLNLGIFRTKASMTEALAVVRGLCERVDRMWVQDKGRIFNSDLIQALEVSCLVEIAETIVAGALAREESRGAHYRADFPKRDDQKWLTHTRAVRAPDGPRLAYVPVTITHFSPY, from the coding sequence ATGAAAGTGCACGATCTGCTCATCGTCGGCGCCGGGCTGGCCGGCATGCGGGCGGCCCTCGCGGCGCCCCCGCAGCTTGACGTCGCCCTCGTCTCCAAGGTCCACCCCGTCCGTAGCCACTCGGTCGCCGCGCAGGGCGGCATCAACGCCGCGCTTGGCCGCGACGATTCCTGGGAGGCCCATGCGCTCGACACGGCCAAGGGTGGTCATTTCCTCGGCGACCAGGATGCGATCGAGGCCATGTGCCGGGAGGCGCCGGAAAGTATTCAAGACCTCGAACGCATGGGCGTGATCTTCAGCCGGGACCAAGACGGTCGTATCGCCCAGCGGCCCTTCGGCGGGGCCGGCTTTCCTCGCACCTGTTACGCGGCCGATCGCACCGGCCACGCGATCCTCCACGCGATGTACGAACAACTTATGAGGCGCGGCTGCCGCGTCTACGAGGAATGGTACGTGACATCGCTAATCGTGGAGGAGGGCGTCTGCCGCGGCGTTGTCGCGTGGGACATTCTCAAGGGCGGGCTGCACGCCATCGGCGCCAAGGCAGTCGTGCTGGCCACGGGCGGCAGCGGCCGCACCTTTCTGACCAGCACCAACTCCGCCATCAACACCGGCGATGGCATGGCGTTGGCCTACCGGGCCGGCGCACCGCTTGATGATATGGAGTTCGTGCAGTTTCATCCCACCACGCTTAAGGACACGGGCATCCTGATCACCGAAGGCGCACGCGGCGAGGGCGGGTATTTATTGAACACACTGGGCGAGCGGTTCATGAACAAGTACGCGCCGGAGCAGATGGAGCTGGCCACGCGCTCGACCGTGTCCCTCGCGATCGGGCAGGAAATTTCAGAAGGTCGCGGCATAGATGGGTGCGTATTGTTGGATCTGCGGCATCTCGGGCGACAGCGCATTCTCGAGCGGCTGCCACAGATTCGGCAGCTCGCGCTCGAATTTGCCGGCATGGACCCGGTCGAATCGCCGATACCGATCAGACCCGGTGCCCACTATCAGATGGGCGGTGTGAAGACGACGATCTGGGGTGAGACGAGCGTCCCCGGCCTCTACGCGGCGGGAGAATGCGCCTGTGTGAGCGTGCACGGAGCCAACCGACTGGGAGGCAATTCGCTCCTGGAGACGATTGTCTTTGGGCGCCGGGCGGGCTTGAGGGCCTCCGAGTATGTTGCAACCGTCAGACCACGCGCACTTGCAAATGTGACATTGAAGGAAGAGGAAGCACGTGTGCAGCGGCTGCTGGCTAATCATGGCAGCGAACGAGCCTGGCAGGTCCGGGACGTGCTGGGTCAGACCATGAGTCTGAATCTCGGCATCTTCCGTACGAAAGCATCGATGACTGAAGCGCTGGCTGTTGTTCGGGGCCTATGCGAACGGGTGGATCGGATGTGGGTGCAGGACAAGGGGCGGATTTTCAATTCTGATCTCATTCAGGCTTTGGAAGTAAGCTGTCTTGTCGAGATTGCCGAAACGATCGTAGCC
- the gcvT gene encoding glycine cleavage system aminomethyltransferase GcvT codes for MKRTPLYQAHLAANAKLVNFAGWEMPIQYSGVVDEYQTVRTAVGLFDVSHMGRLTVEGSDAVAFLRLVTTTNPEPLAVGAAQYSMVCNPSGGVKDDIFLYRLAPTRFLVCVNASNREQIFSWFCAKAPQGDIRLEDESSFVAQIAVQGPQSPATLQAICPAAATLKPRQCMEMSILGTQGVVSRTGYTGEVGFELYLPASAAVKTWDALLQAGAAVGIKPCGLGARDLLRLEVGYLLYGNDMDEQITPLEAGASFAVDFTKGEFIGRSALVKQKESGPSKQLVGFELIEKGVPRHGMHVRAEGAPIGVVTSGNLSPRLQKGIGLASVQAKYAEPGTRIQIDIRGRMQEATIVKPPFYKRK; via the coding sequence ATGAAACGTACGCCGTTGTACCAGGCCCACCTAGCCGCCAATGCCAAGCTCGTGAATTTCGCCGGCTGGGAGATGCCGATTCAGTATTCCGGTGTGGTGGACGAATACCAGACCGTCCGTACGGCCGTCGGGCTTTTCGACGTCAGTCATATGGGCCGGCTCACCGTGGAAGGCAGCGACGCGGTGGCGTTTCTCAGGCTGGTCACGACGACGAATCCGGAACCGCTGGCCGTGGGCGCAGCGCAATATTCGATGGTGTGCAATCCCTCCGGCGGCGTCAAGGACGACATTTTCCTCTACCGACTTGCGCCCACACGGTTTCTTGTCTGTGTCAATGCCTCGAATCGCGAACAGATTTTTTCCTGGTTCTGCGCTAAGGCCCCGCAGGGCGACATACGCCTCGAAGACGAGAGTTCATTTGTTGCCCAGATCGCGGTGCAGGGGCCACAGTCGCCGGCGACCCTGCAGGCCATCTGTCCGGCCGCCGCCACACTCAAGCCGCGCCAGTGCATGGAAATGTCCATTCTTGGCACGCAGGGTGTCGTGTCCAGAACCGGCTATACGGGTGAAGTCGGCTTCGAACTTTACCTGCCTGCTTCCGCTGCAGTGAAAACCTGGGACGCACTATTGCAGGCCGGCGCGGCAGTTGGCATCAAGCCCTGCGGCCTGGGCGCCCGCGATCTGCTGCGTCTGGAGGTCGGCTATCTGCTCTATGGCAATGACATGGACGAGCAGATCACGCCGCTTGAAGCGGGCGCATCCTTTGCTGTGGATTTCACTAAAGGCGAGTTCATCGGGCGGTCCGCGCTGGTTAAGCAAAAAGAAAGCGGCCCCTCAAAGCAACTCGTCGGATTCGAATTGATCGAAAAGGGCGTCCCGCGGCACGGCATGCATGTCCGGGCGGAGGGGGCACCCATCGGCGTTGTGACCAGTGGCAATTTGTCTCCGCGGCTTCAGAAGGGGATTGGCCTCGCGTCGGTGCAGGCGAAGTACGCCGAGCCGGGCACGCGTATCCAGATTGACATCCGGGGCCGTATGCAGGAGGCCACGATCGTGAAGCCGCCTTTTTACAAACGGAAATAA
- a CDS encoding GNAT family N-acetyltransferase has protein sequence MKKQTAVRPPIIIRAATAADVKTLVRFSAAMALETEGRRLDQNRLRKGIEGVLNAPARGFYKVAELTTRTSRAVVGQLLVTFEWSDWRNATFWWIQSVYVDPAWRRKGVYRTMHEIILEEARQGGDICGVRLYVEGDNAVAKAVYKKVGLSASSYHVFESDFMLRKAGRTPRARNTSGT, from the coding sequence ATGAAGAAGCAAACCGCAGTCCGCCCTCCAATCATCATCCGGGCAGCCACCGCGGCCGACGTGAAGACCCTGGTTCGGTTCAGCGCCGCCATGGCGCTCGAAACGGAAGGCCGCCGACTCGACCAGAACCGGCTTCGAAAAGGCATCGAGGGCGTACTCAACGCACCGGCACGCGGTTTTTACAAAGTTGCCGAGCTGACAACCAGGACATCCCGTGCCGTTGTGGGACAACTTCTGGTCACTTTTGAATGGAGTGATTGGCGGAACGCCACCTTCTGGTGGATTCAAAGCGTCTATGTCGATCCGGCCTGGCGGCGCAAGGGGGTATATCGGACCATGCACGAAATCATTCTCGAGGAGGCTCGGCAAGGCGGGGATATCTGTGGCGTCCGACTCTACGTTGAAGGTGACAATGCTGTCGCCAAGGCGGTGTACAAGAAGGTCGGGCTGAGCGCCTCGTCCTACCATGTGTTTGAAAGCGATTTTATGCTTCGCAAGGCGGGACGCACGCCCCGAGCACGAAATACATCCGGGACGTGA
- a CDS encoding P1 family peptidase has translation MKFERLLLASLAVLALLAGAVHAGAADEPRQRVRELGVVIGRYDPGPHNAITDVVGVKVGQVTLRKGDGPLKPGEGPVRTGVTVVIPRDDIWHKKVPASSFVLNGTGEMTGLAWVAESGFLEYPIALTNTMNVPRVANGVMSWMIHRYPGIGITDDTLTPVVAECDDSRLNDIQGRHVSEQDVLRALDGATGGPVAEGSVGAGTGMVSYGFKGGIGTASRRLLKDEGSYTVGVLVNANHGRREELVIGGVPVGKLYTDERLASGAEGSIIIIIATDAPLDSRQLGRLAKRAAIGLARTGSTVRHGSGDFILAFSTGNTIPHYPKARTFDMTHLSDAHINPLFTATVEATEEAILNALTMATTTVGRDGHRVEAISLPRVRAILSVTQ, from the coding sequence ATGAAATTTGAGCGGCTGTTGCTAGCGAGCCTGGCGGTACTGGCCCTGCTCGCGGGCGCTGTCCATGCCGGCGCCGCAGACGAACCCCGCCAGCGCGTGCGCGAGCTGGGTGTCGTCATCGGGCGGTATGACCCAGGGCCGCACAATGCCATCACCGATGTGGTCGGCGTGAAGGTCGGGCAGGTCACGCTGCGCAAAGGCGATGGGCCGCTCAAACCGGGCGAAGGGCCCGTCAGGACCGGCGTCACCGTCGTGATCCCCCGTGACGATATCTGGCACAAGAAAGTCCCGGCCAGCTCCTTCGTGCTGAACGGTACTGGAGAGATGACCGGACTGGCTTGGGTCGCAGAGTCCGGATTTCTCGAATATCCCATTGCGCTCACCAACACGATGAATGTGCCACGAGTGGCTAACGGCGTGATGAGCTGGATGATCCATCGCTATCCGGGGATCGGCATTACCGACGATACGTTGACGCCGGTCGTGGCCGAATGCGACGACAGTCGCTTGAACGACATACAGGGGCGGCACGTCTCCGAGCAGGACGTACTCAGGGCGCTGGATGGGGCGACTGGGGGCCCGGTGGCGGAAGGCTCGGTCGGGGCCGGCACCGGCATGGTGTCCTACGGATTTAAGGGGGGCATCGGCACCGCCTCGCGCCGCCTGTTAAAAGACGAGGGCAGCTACACCGTCGGCGTGCTCGTCAATGCCAACCACGGCCGTCGCGAAGAGCTGGTTATCGGGGGGGTGCCAGTTGGCAAGCTCTACACGGACGAGCGCCTGGCGTCTGGCGCCGAAGGCTCGATCATCATCATCATTGCCACCGACGCGCCGCTGGACAGTCGTCAGCTTGGCCGGCTGGCGAAGCGCGCTGCGATAGGGTTGGCGCGCACCGGCTCGACGGTGCGTCACGGCAGCGGGGATTTCATCCTGGCCTTCTCGACCGGTAACACGATTCCGCACTATCCGAAGGCGCGCACCTTCGACATGACTCATCTCTCCGACGCGCACATCAATCCACTCTTCACGGCGACCGTGGAGGCCACGGAAGAGGCGATTCTTAACGCCCTGACCATGGCGACGACCACCGTGGGGCGCGACGGGCACCGCGTGGAGGCCATTTCCCTGCCCCGCGTGCGCGCAATCCTGTCAGTCACCCAATAA
- a CDS encoding TIGR00730 family Rossman fold protein has protein sequence MGKAPRDPRHLANRLLRSRSYRRADQDIDFLNRDELRPVRLQLELLKPELIQQQESIRSTIVVFGSARLVEPKTAQAKLKRARAAAAKKPHSAVLRQAVSIASKQLKLAPFYDEAREFSRLVSSTCQLNGLCEYVIVTGGGPGIMEAANRGAADVGAKSVGLNITLPYEQKPNPYITPALCFQFKYFALRKMHFLLRAKALVAFPGGFGTMDELFETLTLIQTGKVEGVTVVLMGRAFWDRVINWSALVEAGLIHKKDLRLFHYAETAREAWALIANRHGVAPEK, from the coding sequence ATGGGAAAAGCGCCCCGCGACCCTCGGCATCTTGCGAACAGGCTCCTCCGTTCCCGCTCCTATCGTCGGGCCGATCAAGACATCGACTTTCTAAACCGGGACGAATTGCGGCCAGTTCGGCTCCAACTCGAACTACTCAAGCCAGAGTTGATTCAGCAGCAGGAAAGCATCCGATCCACTATTGTCGTGTTCGGCAGCGCCCGCCTGGTCGAGCCAAAGACCGCCCAGGCCAAGCTTAAGCGGGCGCGGGCGGCGGCGGCCAAAAAACCGCATAGCGCGGTGCTCAGGCAAGCCGTCTCCATCGCGAGCAAACAGCTCAAACTGGCCCCGTTTTACGATGAAGCGCGCGAGTTCAGCCGGCTGGTATCCTCCACCTGCCAGCTCAACGGGCTGTGCGAGTACGTCATCGTCACGGGTGGTGGACCGGGCATCATGGAGGCGGCCAATCGCGGCGCGGCCGATGTTGGCGCCAAGTCCGTCGGGCTGAACATCACGCTGCCGTACGAGCAGAAGCCCAATCCCTACATCACGCCCGCCCTGTGTTTCCAGTTCAAATACTTTGCCCTGCGCAAGATGCACTTTCTGCTACGCGCGAAGGCGTTGGTGGCCTTCCCCGGCGGATTCGGCACCATGGACGAGCTCTTCGAAACGCTGACGCTGATCCAAACCGGCAAGGTCGAGGGGGTGACGGTCGTGCTGATGGGCCGAGCGTTCTGGGACCGGGTGATCAACTGGTCCGCGCTGGTCGAGGCGGGCCTAATTCATAAAAAGGATTTGCGCCTCTTTCATTATGCGGAAACCGCCCGGGAGGCCTGGGCGCTCATCGCGAATCGCCACGGAGTCGCGCCGGAAAAATGA
- a CDS encoding MBL fold metallo-hydrolase: MRLTFHGAARSVTGSRHLLQTSSAQVLLDCGLFQGQRQEAERRNRQLGFDPDAVSAVLISHAHIDHSGALPVLTKHRFRGKVHLTSGTADLTKILLEDSARIHETDCRYINKEERRRGRQCRAPFYDTNDVHDIVRRFSSVRYNEAVAVHPRIKASFHDAGHILGSAAIRVAVTEKGSTSTFLFTGDLGRPDMPILRDPASPPPCDVLIIESTYGDRLHEQASRVQADKIVELVAHARAHKSKIIVPAFAVGRTQDIVMRIKQLVREGRIEPFPIFIDSPLATRATEIFRKHPEYYDEETYRTLTAEGDPFGARYIRYVSSVADSKKLNEMKGPCMIIAASGMCEGGRVLHHLKHAIQDPSNVIVIVGFQAEHTLGRKLVENWDVVPIFGIPIPRRAPVERFNGLSAHADRNDLLAYVRAITPKPGKVFVVHGEEKQAVSLAAAIQAEHPSIRVIVPYQGSTYEI, from the coding sequence ATGAGACTCACCTTCCACGGTGCAGCCCGCTCAGTTACCGGTAGCCGGCATCTGCTACAGACGAGCAGTGCGCAGGTGCTGCTGGACTGCGGGCTGTTTCAGGGACAGCGCCAGGAGGCGGAGCGGCGCAACCGCCAGCTCGGGTTCGACCCCGACGCCGTCAGTGCTGTGTTGATCTCCCACGCTCACATCGATCACAGCGGCGCCCTGCCGGTGCTAACCAAGCACCGGTTTCGGGGCAAGGTGCATTTGACGAGTGGCACAGCGGATCTGACAAAAATTCTTCTTGAGGATTCCGCCCGCATCCATGAAACAGATTGTCGCTATATTAACAAGGAGGAGCGGAGACGCGGCCGGCAGTGCCGCGCGCCTTTTTACGACACGAACGACGTGCACGACATTGTCAGGCGGTTTTCCAGCGTCCGGTACAACGAGGCGGTCGCTGTCCATCCACGCATCAAAGCCTCCTTCCATGATGCGGGCCATATTCTCGGCTCCGCCGCCATCCGCGTCGCAGTGACGGAGAAGGGCAGCACGAGCACGTTTCTGTTCACAGGGGATCTGGGGCGCCCGGACATGCCTATCCTCCGTGATCCGGCCAGCCCCCCGCCCTGCGACGTGCTCATTATCGAATCCACCTATGGCGATCGGCTGCACGAGCAGGCAAGTCGGGTCCAGGCCGACAAGATAGTGGAGCTGGTGGCTCATGCCCGGGCACACAAGAGCAAGATCATCGTACCAGCCTTTGCCGTGGGGCGCACGCAGGACATCGTCATGCGGATCAAGCAACTGGTGCGCGAAGGTCGGATTGAGCCCTTTCCAATTTTCATCGACTCACCGCTCGCCACCCGGGCCACGGAAATTTTTCGCAAGCACCCGGAATATTACGACGAGGAGACGTACCGGACGCTCACAGCGGAGGGCGATCCCTTCGGCGCGCGCTACATCCGCTATGTGTCCTCAGTGGCCGACAGCAAAAAACTCAACGAGATGAAAGGCCCCTGCATGATCATTGCCGCCTCCGGCATGTGCGAAGGCGGGCGGGTGTTGCATCACCTCAAACACGCGATCCAGGATCCGAGCAACGTGATCGTCATCGTCGGATTCCAGGCCGAGCATACGTTGGGGCGCAAGCTGGTCGAGAACTGGGATGTGGTACCTATTTTTGGGATTCCCATACCTCGCCGCGCGCCGGTCGAGCGGTTTAACGGTCTGTCGGCCCACGCCGACCGGAACGATCTGCTGGCCTATGTGCGGGCGATCACGCCCAAGCCGGGCAAGGTTTTCGTCGTACACGGCGAAGAGAAACAGGCGGTGTCGCTTGCAGCGGCCATTCAAGCCGAGCATCCGTCCATCCGCGTCATCGTCCCGTACCAGGGGAGCACCTATGAAATTTGA